The following are from one region of the Aspergillus chevalieri M1 DNA, chromosome 1, nearly complete sequence genome:
- the UFD1 gene encoding polyubiquitin-binding protein UFD1 (BUSCO:EOG09263WLB;~COG:O;~EggNog:ENOG410PG17;~InterPro:IPR004854,IPR042299;~PFAM:PF03152;~go_process: GO:0006511 - ubiquitin-dependent protein catabolic process [Evidence IEA]), which translates to MFRYDDMEFGSSMLRAANRRFDEYYRCYPVAMMPGPERENVNHGGKVIMPPSALDKLTRLHITYPMMFELHNGARELMTHAGVLEFIAEEGKIYLPYWLMQRLLLEPGDLLQIKSTDLPPGQFIKLQAQSTAFLDISDPKAVLENAFRNFSCLTKGDVFTFSYNDQVYEMAVLETKPDGKSAVSVLETDLEVDFAPPVGYEELQKPSGTSTPRSGVSGKLPSGGLLHPQGTMAQSINYAAIAPESTEAAAGAKAVSSNFLSGGHRLNAKKGSKTPTPQPSTPAPGTTNPQHPPPARRTNGPQPLRLPPNQLFFGYAIKPVKKRDEKGQVVEEEEKPRFQGAGQTLRGKKKDTGRSETPAGS; encoded by the exons ATG TTTCGCTACGATGACATGGAATTTGGCTCCTCCATGCTTCGAGCTGCGAACCGTCGCTTCGACGAGTACTACCGCTGCTACCCCGTCGCAATGATGCCCGGTCCCGAGAGAGAGAACGTCAACCATGGCGGCAAGGTGATCATGCCTCCGAGTGCCCTGGACAAGTTGACTCGCCTTCATATCACATATCCAATGATGTTCGAGCTTCACAATGGTGCGAGAGAGTTGATGACACATGCTGGTGTGTTGGAGTTTATCGCTGAGGAGGGGAAGATCTACTTGCCATACTGG TTGATGCAGCGATTACTCCTCGAACCCGGTGATCTCCTCCAGATCAAGTCCACCGACCTCCCACCTGGCCAATTCATCAAACTTCAAGCCCAGTCAACCGCCTTCCTCGACATCAGTGATCCTAAAGCAGTCCTCGAAAATGCCTTTCGCAACTTTTCATGCCTTACCAAGGGTGACGTCTTCACTTTTTCCTACAATGATCAAGTGTACGAGATGGCTGTTTTGGAGACCAAGCCCGACGGGAAGAGCGCCGTATCCGTTTTGGAAACAGATTTGGAGGTTGATTTTGCACCACCTGTTGGGTATGAAGAGCTTCAGAAGCCCAGCGGAACAAGTACTCCTCGCAGCGGCGTGAGCGGAAAGCTTCCATCCGGCGGTCTACTTCATCCCCAGGGCACGATGGCACAATCGATCAACTACGCCGCCATTGCGCCAGAGTCCACTGAAGCCGCCGCAGGCGCCAAGGCAGTGTCATCCAACTTCCTTTCAGGAGGTCACCGTCTGAATGCGAAGAAGGGTAGCAAGACTCCGACACCACAGCCTTCCACACCTGCCCCGGGAACAACGAATCCTCAGCATCCCCCGCCAGCTCGCAGGACGAATGGACCTCAGCCCTTACGACTGCCACCCAATCAGCTGTTCTTCGGCTATGCGATCAAGCCTGTGAAGAAGCGTGATGAAAAGGGACAggtggttgaagaagaagagaagcccCGATTCCAGGGAGCCGGTCAGACACTGcgtggaaagaagaaagataCCGGGCGCTCCGAAACACCCGCGGGGAGCTAG
- a CDS encoding GYF domain-containing protein (COG:S;~EggNog:ENOG410PIE9;~InterPro:IPR039905,IPR035445,IPR003169;~PFAM:PF02213;~go_component: GO:0005682 - U5 snRNP [Evidence IEA];~go_function: GO:0005515 - protein binding [Evidence IEA]) → MSASARPKRAGEDFTRTHHHDEDDPNGPASHKKPRFDLRNPSALAPDALEEDAVLDADEIGRRGQQVRRKAVNLDGYDSDSDNEGFSARIEKKPENQRKQHDADDDDMFAELQEDFGAEEIDADEAMRKNKKNVRFLQDDEIQGQVSSSRGGHAMRADLSKGRGEVDQEDDDESEEDVAEEDRAKVDEEMDEEIGAGGKKKNAPLLDAFNMRNEQEEGKFDDQGNYIRKAADPDAVYDTWLEGVSKKDMRSAKEAAEKREAERRERDRQDDSILTSDVLKTIITHLQRGETILEALARIGKGVQRKPKWQQNKQRNKKKQNVAAAEDTEMTEDDPKEVVRKQTIEAITGAADILMTRGQAEIYDTEREMLTRQYKRETGEDWVDPAESTDTGNGAGGPGPVMWEFRWSDARDGGNIHGPYDSAMMESWKGAGYFGEGVEFRKVGDTGEWRQDVTFS, encoded by the coding sequence ATGTCAGCCTCCGCGCGCCCCAAGCGGGCAGGTGAAGACTTCACCCGcacccaccaccacgacGAAGACGACCCCAACGGCCCAGCATCTCACAAGAAACCCCGATTTGATCTCCGCAACCCTTCAGCATTAGCACCCGATGCGCTTGAGGAAGATGCGGTGCTAGACGCAGACGAGATCGGCCGCCGCGGACAACAAGTGCGCCGGAAAGCAGTCAACCTCGACGGATACGATTCGGACAGTGACAACGAGGGGTTTTCGGCGCGAATTGAGAAAAAGCCGGAGAATCAGAGGAAACAGCATGATGcggatgacgatgatatgTTCGCGGAGCTGCAGGAGGATTTTGGGGCTGAAGAGATCGATGCGGACGAGGCTATGCGCAAGAATAAGAAGAACGTGCGGTTCTTACAAGATGATGAAATTCAGGGACAAGTCTCCTCTTCGCGTGGTGGCCATGCTATGCGCGCAGACCTAAGCAAGGGTCGTGGTGAGGTCGACcaggaagacgatgatgaaaGTGAGGAGGATGTTGCAGAGGAAGACCGCGCAAAGGTGGACGAGGAaatggatgaagaaataggAGCCggtgggaagaagaagaatgcaCCTTTACTGGATGCGTTCAACATGCGCAATGAGCAGGAGGAGGGCAAGTTTGATGATCAAGGAAATTACATCAGAAAAGCAGCGGACCCTGATGCTGTTTATGACACTTGGCTCGAAGGCGTGTCGAAGAAGGATATGAGAAGCGCGAAAGAGGCCGCAGAAAAACGAGAAGCCGAGCGGAGAGAACGGGACCGGCAAGACGACAGCATCCTAACGAGCGACGTGCTGAAGACCATCATCACACATCTTCAACGCGGAGAGACAATTCTAGAAGCCCTGGCGAGAATAGGCAAAGGCGTGCAAAGAAAGCCGAAATGGCAACAAAACAAACAACGGAATAAGAAGAAACAAAACGTGGCTGCGGCCGAAGATACCGAAATGACAGAGGACGACCCTAAAGAGGTGGTTCGCAAGCAGACAATCGAAGCCATCACCGGTGCTGCCGATATCCTCATGACCAGAGGGCAGGCGGAAATCTACGACACGGAACGTGAAATGCTTACGAGGCAATATAAGCGCGAGACAGGCGAGGATTGGGTTGACCCTGCGGAGTCTACAGATACGGGCAATGGAGCTGGCGGGCCAGGGCCAGTGATGTGGGAATTCCGCTGGTCTGATGCTCGTGATGGAGGTAACATCCACGGGCCATACGATAGTGCCATGATGGAGTCGTGGAAGGGCGCAGGGTATTTTGGTGAAGGCGTCGAGTTCCGGAAAGTGGGGGACACTGGTGAATGGAGACAAGATGTTACTTTCTCATAG
- the rvb2 gene encoding RuvB family ATP-dependent DNA helicase reptin (COG:L;~EggNog:ENOG410PHPG;~InterPro:IPR027238,IPR042487,IPR037942,IPR027417, IPR003593,IPR041048,IPR010339;~PFAM:PF17856,PF06068;~go_component: GO:0031011 - Ino80 complex [Evidence IEA];~go_component: GO:0035267 - NuA4 histone acetyltransferase complex [Evidence IEA];~go_component: GO:0097255 - R2TP complex [Evidence IEA];~go_function: GO:0003678 - DNA helicase activity [Evidence IEA];~go_function: GO:0005524 - ATP binding [Evidence IEA];~go_function: GO:0043139 - 5'-3' DNA helicase activity [Evidence IEA]): protein MAAPISTIAESKELRGLNLIAAHSHIRGLGVDADSLQPRTSSQGLVGQEKARKAAAVILQMVKEGKIAGRAVLIAGPPSTGKTAIAMGMAQSLGSDVPFTMLASSEIFSMEMSKTEALTQAFRKSIGVRIKEESEIIEGEVVEIQIDRSVTGGHKQGKLTIKTTDMETIYDMGTKMIDSMTKERVMAGDVISIDKSSGKITKLGRSYARSRDYDAMGADTKFVQCPEGELQVRKEIVHTVSLHEIDVINSRTQGFLALFSGDTGEIRSEVRDQINTKVAEWKEEGKAEIIPGVLFIDEVHMLDIECFSYVNRALEAELAPIVIMASNRGHARIRGTTYNSPHGLPLDFLDRVVIVSTQTYSGEELRQILAIRAQEEEIDLSPDALALLTKIGEESGLRYASHIITTSHLLSQKRKAKEVSIDDVQRSYRLFFDPNRSIKFVNQFEQRFIGEQGNVDFSTANGGDAMEIS from the exons ATGGCTGCG CCAATTTCAACCATCGCGGAGAGCAAGGAGCTCCGCGGGCTCAACCTCATCGCTGCCCATTCGCATATCCGGGGTCTTGGTGTCGATGCAGACTCTTTACAACCGAGAACGTCCTCGCAGGGGCTCGTTGGCCAGGAGAAGGCACGGAAGGCCGCTGCGGTGATTCTGCAGATGGTCAAAGAAGGGAAGATCGCTGGGCGAGCCGTCTTAATCGCAGGACCCCCCAGTACCGGAAAGACAGCTATCGCGATGGGTATGGCACAGTCGCTTGGGTCTGATGTGCCGTTTACAATGCTCGCTTCTTCGGAAATTTTCTCTATGGAGATGTCCAAGACAGAGGCACTTACGCAGGCATTCCGGAAGTCAATCGGTGTCCGCATCAAGGAAGAGAGCGAGATCATTGAAGGTGAAGTTGTGGAAATTCAGATTGATCGGAGCGTGACTGGC GGCCACAAACAAGGCAAACTTACCATCAAGACCACCGATATGGAGACAATTTATGACATGGGAACGAAGATGATCGATTCGATGACCAAAGAGCGTGTGATGGCTGGTGATGTTATCTCTATCGACAAGTCATCAGGGAAGATCACAAAGCTGGGTCGTTCGTACGCTCGTTCTCGGGATTATGATGCGATGGGCGCCGATACCAAATTCGTCCAGTGCCCTGAGGGTGAACTGCAAGTTCGCAAGGAAATTGTCCACACTGTGAGTCTCCATGAGATCGATGTCATCAATTCCCGGACACAGGGGTTCCTGGCACTATTCTCGGGTGACACAGGTGAGATCCGGAGCGAGGTCAGGGACCAAATCAACACCAAGGTGGCCGAGTGGAAGGAGGAAGGCAAGGCAGAGATTATTCCGGGTGTGCTGTTCATTGACGAGGTGCATATGCTGGACATCGAATGCTTCTCGTACGTGAACCGTGCATTGGAGGCCGAACTCGCCCCCATTGTTATTATGGCCAGCAACCGTGGCCACGCCCGGATCCGTGGCACCACATACAACTCCCCCCACGGACTCCCTCTCGACTTCCTCGACCGTGTGGTTATTGTGAGCACACAAACCTACTCCGGGGAGGAGCTCCGGCAGATCCTGGCTATCCGTGCCCAAGAGGAAGAAATTGACCTCTCTCCCGACGCTCTCGCACTCCTGACTAAGATTGGTGAGGAGTCGGGCCTACGGTACGCTAGCCATATCATCACCACTTCCCATCTCCTCAGCCAAAAGAGAAAGGCGAAGGAGGTTAGCATCGATGATGTGCAACGCAGCTACCGGTTGTTCTTTGACCCCAACCGGAGTATTAAATTTGTCAACCAGTTTGAACAACGATTCATTGGCGAACAAGGCAACGTGGACTTTTCTACCGCTAATGGAGGAGATGCTATGGAGATCTCCTAG
- a CDS encoding uncharacterized protein (COG:S;~EggNog:ENOG410Q070), which produces MDLDNPSTRDPRLASRLTRYNIPRSIKKPTLERQNSISLGSPSTPKPTVLPPSSEPPKPVEKQDNPRDGSFIQLISGLVQAAVATAVSRSEKERLQKKKEMTEGLLKKAKAHTNFPSTVAFFQQASNDENVDLTRIDDIIKEHLSNCSQIERDLVTKWRLLSPSSSGTSNDMIKDLQRELQTVKEEAANTKTELARLVDSSPARTGPIEILQDRVILLEKALESQSTLLSEQSKTAKANDELLTSLSSEMKKGATPSLTQEAPSTQYTKDIGDLREKYKESEATMRALVECQEALSKSIGQINEDIEEHRRKLNDINVGPISEMKTRMDTFSSHLSSLADKAVAECPAVQPANGNVESTGAIRNMEQKLQKLEGNQAVPRINKVQVDQSMQALNRRMDELAHLQSMKDDLQFSEMEDIKKTLMQQSEDFKGLKDGYGQVSAKIKAIAQSNPAAALRQIQDLSGSLSVTQRVLESVKVGLHSLETRYNNISTEPIVKNMVVAMQEMYPSASQLTEQVTALRNHLDKDILPLRAKVEQLFKSHTSQVAQLQKDTAVQLEERNRLKTEHARIEQSIADLSERIKTQTSVSPQQQFNQLQSKIDSLSKRMNEHTSNISEQLKSKQSSDESLVQSLNHEREHFDKEFQRVSGELEGMLSKLSQLQSANTTNMETTKSHAGDIGSLLDRMRHLEESVSNNHKQLLERFDNIKKAVKSQEGIPMDGQAAEGPQSPQQKVEGDEEPEPEVPEEPTESPVNGDSSTISQIAETNPTHALREKKGKKKRPRLSTNRSDDERPESNSGSNSPRMLTSGQEGTPSDGKKKTKKKKRKLIRDTEPITLD; this is translated from the coding sequence ATGGACCTCGATAATCCATCCACGCGCGATCCACGTCTTGCCAGTCGACTAACGAGATATAATATACCCCGGTCGATAAAAAAACCGACCCTAGAAAGACAGAACTCCATCTCGCTTGGGTCACCCAGCACACCCAAACCCACCGTTTTACCGCCGTCGAGCGAACCTCCCAAGCCGGTCGAGAAGCAGGATAACCCTCGTGATGGATCGTTTATCCAGTTAATCTCTGGGCTGGTGCAAGCTGCTGTTGCTACAGCCGTGAGCAGGtcagagaaggaaagattgcagaagaagaaggagatgaCGGAAGGTCTATTGAAAAAGGCAAAGGCTCATACGAACTTTCCTTCGACAGTGGCTTTCTTTCAGCAGGCCAGTAATGACGAGAATGTCGACTTGACTCGGATAGATGATATTATAAAGGAGCACTTgtcgaattgcagccaaatAGAGAGAGATCTGGTGACTAAATGGAGACTTTTATCGCCAAGCAGCTCCGGCACGTCGAATGACATGATAAAGGATCTGCAAAGGGAACTCCAAACAGTCAAGGAAGAGGCCGCCAATACAAAAACTGAACTTGCTAGGCTCGTTGATAGCAGTCCGGCACGAACTGGGCCCATCGAAATCCTCCAGGATAGGGTTATTCTTTTGGAAAAAGCTTTGGAAAGTCAAAGCACACTTCTATCCGAACAGTCTAAGACTGCCAAGGCTAATGATGAGCTCTTAACGTCGTTGAGCTCGGAAATGAAGAAGGGGGCAACACCATCGCTAACACAAGAAGCGCCGTCCACGCAATACACGAAGGACATTGGAGATCTCAGGGAGAAGTACAAGGAGTCGGAGGCGACAATGAGGGCACTTGTGGAGTGCCAAGAAGCGCTTTCAAAGTCGATCGGTCAAATCAACGAGGATATCGAAGAACATAGGAGGAAATTGAACGATATTAATGTTGGTCCTATAAGTGAAATGAAGACGAGAATGGATACCTTCTCCAGCCATCTGAGCTCACTGGCGGACAAGGCAGTAGCAGAATGTCCGGCTGTTCAGCCTGCAAACGGAAATGTTGAATCTACGGGTGCCATTAGGAACATGGAACAGAAGTTGCAAAAGCTCGAAGGAAATCAGGCTGTGCCTCGAATCAACAAGGTCCAAGTGGACCAGAGCATGCAGGCACTGAATAGACGGATGGACGAGCTGGCGCATCTACAGTCCATGAAAGACGATCTACAGTTCTCTGAAATGGAAGACATCAAGAAAACATTGATGCAACAGAGCGAGGATTTCAAGGGATTGAAGGATGGCTACGGTCAAGTGTCAGCGAAGATTAAGGCTATTGCGCAAAGCAATCCTGCGGCAGCCCTGCGGCAAATTCAAGACCTTTCTGGGTCGCTATCAGTCACACAGCGTGTGCTGGAGAGCGTCAAAGTTGGGTTACATTCTTTGGAAACGCGGTATAATAATATCTCAACCGAGCCTATTGTCAAGAACATGGTGGTCGCGATGCAAGAAATGTACCCATCGGCATCCCAGTTGACGGAGCAGGTGACAGCCCTCAGAAACCACCTTGATAAAGATATCCTGCCGCTCAGAGCGAAGGTGGAGCAACTTTTCAAGTCGCATACTTCACAAGTCGCACAACTGCAGAAGGACACAGCCGTGCAATTGGAGGAAAGGAACCGGTTGAAAACTGAACATGCTCGTATAGAGCAGTCGATTGCTGATCTATCGGAGAGGATCAAGACCCAGACCTCGGTATCGCCACAGCAACAATTCAATCAGCTGCAGTCGAAGATCGATTCTCTCTCGAAAAGAATGAACGAACATACATCGAACATCAGCGAGCAATTGAAGTCGAAACAGTCGTCGGACGAATCCCTTGTACAGAGCCTGAATCATGAACGCGAGCATTTCGACAAAGAGTTCCAGCGGGTGTCCGGCGAACTCGAGGGCATGTTGAGCAAGCTTTCTCAATTACAATCCGCAAACACAACCAACATGGAAACAACCAAATCCCACGCCGGGGACATTGGGTCCTTGCTTGATCGCATGCGTCACTTGGAGGAATCTGTGTCAAACAATCATAAACAACTGCTCGAACGATTCGATAATATAAAGAAAGCCGTGAAGAGCCAGGAAGGTATTCCGATGGATGGACAAGCCGCTGAAGGACCACAATCACCACAACAAAAGGTTGAGGGCGATGAAGAGCCCGAACCCGAGGTCCCTGAGGAGCCCACGGAGAGCCCGGTCAATGGAGACAGCAGCACGATTAGCCAAATAGCTGAAACCAACCCTACGCACGCTCTACgagagaagaaggggaagaagaagcgccCACGTCTTTCAACGAACCGTTCGGACGACGAAAGGCCGGAATCGAATTCGGGGTCCAATTCACCACGAATGCTTACATCCGGACAGGAGGGGACCCCGTCTGACGggaaaaagaagaccaagaaaaaaaagagaaagctcATCCGGGATACGGAACCGATCACCCTGGACTAA
- a CDS encoding putative alpha/beta hydrolase (COG:S;~EggNog:ENOG410PFB9;~InterPro:IPR000073,IPR029058;~MEROPS:MER0031610;~PFAM:PF12697,PF00561,PF07819) produces the protein MLSLRTALRGATSIRSFSTSRVLRSEELSYQIFGPENEQAVRSPILFLHGLFGSKQNNRSISRALARDLKRQIYTLDLRNHGHSFHAAEHNYTVMAEDVEKFIDQQKLDKCVLIGHSMGAKTAMAVALRSPSRVSGLIPVDNAPVNARLQSDFGKYVRGMQHVEAEKVTKQSDADKILQGYEEALPIRQFLLTNLIRSDDQTMKFRVPLSTLGASLEDMADFPFREPGAVTYDGPTLVVRGIKSRYVSDDSLPAIKKFFPKSEVVDVEAGHWLISENPEAFRQVAVKFLQNTP, from the exons ATGTTGTCATTAAGAACAGCTCTGCGAGGGGCTACCAGCATCCGCTCCTTTTCGACATCGCGCGTGCTGCGGTCCGAGGAGCTGTCATATCAGATCTTCGGTCCCGAAAATGAACAGGCCGTTCGAAGCCCGATTCTCTTCTTGCATGGGCTGTTCGGGTCGAAGCAGAATAATCGGAGTATCAGTCG AGCCCTTGCACGTGATCTGAAGCGTCAAATATACACACTG GATCTTCGGAATCATGGACACTCATTCCATGCCGCAGAGCACAACTATACCGTTATGGCCGAGGACGTTGAGAAGTTCATCGACCAGCAGAAGCTAGATAAATGTGTGTTGATTGGACATTCGAT GGGCGCGAAAACGGCGATGGCCGTTGCTCTGCGATCTCCCAGCCGCGTATCGGGTCTTATACCAGTCGACAATGCACCCGTTAACGCCCGACTACAGAGCGACTTTGGGAAATATGTTCGGGGCATGCAGCATGTCGAGGCAGAAAAGGTGACGAAGCAGTCGGATGCGGATAAGATTCTGCAGGGTTACGAAGAG GCCCTCCCCATTCGTCAATTCCTTCTGACCAACCTGATCCGGTCAGACGATCAGACGATGAAATTCCGTGTCCCGTTGTCGACCTTGGGGGCTTCGCTTGAAGACATGGCTGACTTCCCATTCCGAGAACCGGGTGCTGTAACATATGACGGGCCAACCCTTGTTGTTCGGGGCATCAAGAGCAGATACGTCTCGGACGACTCGCTTCCCGCCATCAAGAAATTCTTTCCTAAGTCTGAAGTCGTGGATGTCGAGGCTGGGCATTGGCTCATCTCGGAAAACCCTGAGGCGTTCCGACAGGTGGCTGTTAAATTCTTACAAAACACGCCATAA
- a CDS encoding uncharacterized protein (COG:S;~EggNog:ENOG410PQBS) — translation MASPKGPFRLVTVNTAPERAQRLIGRVADTLKDRYIIIHEANCSKIEEVRPKVQELMPDVLFSASMWTAEEAQQIHATAREIKPDIKLHAIPTGLQVERGPDAIVEYLCEKVPPLLDS, via the exons ATGGCTAGCCCCAAAGGACCCTTCCGTCTCGTCACGGTCAACACGGCCCCCGAGAGAGCTCAACGCTTGATCGGGAGGGTCGCTGATACGCTCAAGGACCGGTATATCATCATCCACGAGGCCAACTGCTCGA AAATCGAAGAAGTTCGCCCTAAAGTCCAAGAATTGATGCCGGATGTCCTG TTCAGCGCATCCATGTGGACTGCAGAAGAAGCCCAGCAAATCCACGCTACAGCCCGCGAAATCAAGCCTGACATCAAACTGCACGCCATCCCCACTGGATTGCAAGTTGAGAGAGGACCCGATGCGATTGTTGAATACCTCTGCGAGAAGGTGCCGCCGCTGCTGGACAGCTAG
- a CDS encoding fumarylacetoacetate hydrolase family protein (COG:Q;~EggNog:ENOG410PMFC;~InterPro:IPR011234,IPR036663;~PFAM:PF01557;~go_function: GO:0003824 - catalytic activity [Evidence IEA]): protein MSKIASSFSRLVRFIPRSNRSSILIGEPVDPKLDVGLALYQGKDVPVHPFSGPSVLNPGQKTEKTEIIERLLSPLAQNEVGSIRCIGLNYVSHAAEMKLSIPDVPTLFIKPSTSLADPWPAPTILPKITQQDDTGDYESEMVIVIGREAKDVSEEDALDYVLGYTASNDISSRTSQMNQSQWCFSKGFDTACPIGPALVSAAQFPDASQFKIRGLKNGQVLQDCPLTDLIFSVPQLISFLSQGTTLPAGTIILTGTPPGVGAAKNPKEFLKAGDEFAVELLPHVGTLVTKMKHQQ, encoded by the exons ATGTCTAAAATCGCATCGAGCTTTTCGC GCCTCGTGCGCTTCATCCCCAGATCCAACCGCTCCAGCATCCTGATCGGAGAGCCGGTAGATCCCAAACTGGATGTTGGATTGGCTCTGTACCAGGGCAAGGATGTCCCTGTTCACCCGTTCTCGGGACCCTCTGTTCTCAACCCAGGCCAGAAAACTGAGAAGACCGAGATCATTGAGAGACTTCTGTCTCCGTTGGCTCAGAATGAAGTTGGATCTATCCGGTGTATTGGGTTGAAC TATGTCTCCCACGCCGCAGAAATGAAACTCTCAATCCCCGATGTCCCAACCCTATTCATCAAACCATCCACCTCGCTCGCAGACCCCTGGCCGGCTCCCACGATCCTTCCCAAAATCACCCAACAGGACGACACAGGCGACTACGAATCCGAGATGGTTATTGTAATAGGCCGCGAGGCAAAGGATGTCAGCGAAGAAGACGCATTGGACTATGTGCTGGGTTACACGGCTTCGAACGATATCTCCAGCCGGACATCGCAAATGAACCAGAGCCAGTGGTGTTTCTCGAAGGGATTCGACACTGCTTGTCCTATTG GCCCTGCGCTTGTTTCCGCCGCGCAATTCCCGGATGCCAGCCAGTTCAAAATCCGCGGCTTGAAGAACGGTCAGGTCCTGCAGGATTGTCCATTGAC CGACCTCATATTCAGTGTTCCCCAGCTCATCAGCTTCCTGTCGCAGGGCACCACGCTGCCGGCCGGAACTATCATTCTCACTGGTACTCCACCCGGCGTTGGAGCTGCGAAGAACCCCAAGGAGTTTTTGAAGGCTGGGGACGAGTTTGCGGTTGAATTGCTGCCGCATGTCGGAACATTGGTCACGAAGATGAAGCACCAGCAGTGA